Proteins from one Sylvia atricapilla isolate bSylAtr1 chromosome 1, bSylAtr1.pri, whole genome shotgun sequence genomic window:
- the CPNE3 gene encoding copine-3 yields the protein MAAQCVTKVELTVSCTNLLDKDVGSKSDPLCVLLQNTSGQQWYEVDRTERIKNSLNPNFAKKFLIDYYFELVQKLKFGIYDIDNKTYDLSDDDFLGELECTLGQIVSSRTLTKPLVLKNGKPAGRGSITITAEEVKDNRVVVLELEARKLDNKDFFGKSDPYLEFHKQTGDGNWVMVHRTEVIKNNLNPVWRPFKISLNSLCYSDMDKSIKVECYDYDGDGSHDLIGSFQTTMSKLKEASRSSPVEFECINEKKRQKKKNYKNSGIVSVKHCEIIVECTFLDYIMGGCQLNFTVGIDFTGSNGDPRSPDSLHYLSPNGVNEYLTAIWSVGMVIQDYDTDKMFPAFGFGAQIPPSFQVSHEFPINFNPSNPFCSGIQGIVDAYRACLPQVKLYGPTNFSPIINHVARFAAAATQQQTASQYFILLIITDGVITDLDQTRTAIVNASKLPMSIIIVGVGGADFDAMEFLDGDDGVLRSSSGEPAVRDIVQFVPFRKFQNSPKEALAQCVLAEVPQQVVNYFSTYKLQPPKNPAAK from the exons ATGGCGGCACAGTGTGTGACGAAGGTGGAGCTGACTGTTTCCTGCACCAATCTCTTGGATAAAGATGTTGGTTCGAAGTCAGACCCTCTGTGTGTGCTTCTCCAGAACACAAGTGGTCAGCAGTGGTATGAG GTTGATCGCACAGAAAGAATTAAGAATTCCTTGAACCCAAACTTTGCCAAGAAATTCTTAATTGATTATTATTTTGAGCTTGTTCAGAAACTTAAGTTTGGAATATATGACATTGATAACAAAACCTATGATCTGAGTGATGATGACTTCTTAGGAGAATTAGAATGTACGCTGGGACAG ATTGTTTCTAGCAGGACTCTAACAAAACCATTAGTACTTAAAAATGGCAAACCTGCTGGAAGAGGAAGCATTACG ATTACAGCAGAAGAAGTAAAGGATAACAGGGTGGTTGTATTGGAATTAGAAGCAAGGAAGCTGGACAATAAG gatttttttggaAAGTCAGATCCTTATCTGGAATTCCACAAACAGACTGGAGATGGAAACTGGGTGATGGTTCACAGAACAGAG gttATTAAAAACAACCTGAACCCTGTTTGGAGGCCCTTTAAAATCTCTCTCAATTCTCTGTGTTACAGTGACATGGATAAGTCAATCAAG GTTGAGTGCTATGATTATGATGGTGATGGCTCTCATGATCTCATAGGAAGTTTTCAAACGACAATGTCAAAACTGAAGGAGGCATCTCGATCATCACCT GTTGAATTTGAGTGCatcaatgaaaagaaaagacagaaaaaaaagaactataAAAACTCTGGCATTGTGAGCGTTAAGCATTGTGAG ATCATTGTAGAATGCACATTCCTTGATTACATCATGGGTGGGTGTCAGCTGAATTTCACA GTGGGGATAGATTTTACAGGCTCCAATGGAGACCCTCGCTCTCCGGACTCTCTGCATTACCTCAGCCCTAATGGAGTTAATGAATACCTAACAGCCATTTGGTCTGTTGGGATGGTCATCCAGGATTATGATAC aGATAAGATGTTTCCAGCCTTTGGATTTGGTGCACaaattcctccttcctttcag GTGTCTCATGAGTTCCCAATAAATTTTAATCCATCAAACCCATTCTGTAGTG GGATCCAAGGCATTGTTGATGCATATCGAGCCTGTCTTCCTCAAGTGAAGTTATATGGACCAACAAATTTTTCTCCAATTATAAATCATGTGGCAagatttgctgctgcagctACTCAACAGCAAACAGCATCT CAATACTTTATACTTCTGATCATAACGGATGGTGTGATAACAGACCTTGATCAAACTCGAACTGCCATAGTTAATGCTTCAAAACTGCCCATGTCCATCATCATTGTGGGTGTTGGAGGAGCAGATTTTGATGCCATGGAATTTCTTGATGGTGATGATGGAGTTCTTCGGTCCTCATCGGGAGAACCGGCTGTCAGAGACATTGTCCAATTCGTGCCGTTCAGGAAGTTTCAAAAT TCTCCCAAAGAAGCTCTGGCTCAGTGTGTCCTGGCAGAAGTCCCTCAGCAAGTGGTGAACTACTTCAGCACCTACAAACTTCAACCTCCTAAGAATCCTGCTGCAAAATGA